From Prochlorococcus sp. MIT 1223, the proteins below share one genomic window:
- a CDS encoding metal-binding protein: MINKESCRSCAHCTSAQISKEFWCRLRKIKVHSEIATVAFCHHWTKSVPSLPVLNKSDVSLDKQLDFARTLSSTES, from the coding sequence ATGATTAATAAAGAATCTTGTAGATCTTGTGCACATTGTACTTCTGCTCAGATAAGCAAGGAATTTTGGTGTCGATTGAGGAAGATAAAAGTGCATTCTGAGATAGCTACTGTTGCTTTTTGCCATCATTGGACAAAATCAGTTCCTTCTTTACCTGTATTGAATAAATCTGATGTCAGTCTTGACAAACAATTGGATTTCGCAAGAACCTTATCTTCTACTGAGTCTTAG
- the gcvT gene encoding glycine cleavage system aminomethyltransferase GcvT, which yields MTLKQTPLYKTYINTPCKTAPFAGWEMPIQFSGLINEHESVRKEVGLFDISHMGVFLIKGKNIKDLLQGLVPTDLHKIGPGEACYTVLLNENGGIIDDLIIYDQGHDAKNIESVLLVINAACIEEDIEWIKQHVDQLDLSINDFKKDGVLLAIQGPNSLKVLEQYFNKSLVNIPRFGHQTIFPKNNESSESIFIGRTGYTGEDGFELLLNEKDGVKLWTKLIDAGITPCGLGARDTLRLEAGMHLYGNEMNANTTPFEAGLGWLVNLEMPAKFIGREALEKQAQEGIQKKLVGLEINGRAIARKGYKLFKNEKFIGEVTSGTWSPSLKKAIAMGYVENEFAQMGTEVMVEIRGKFHAAKIVKRTFFIKEK from the coding sequence ATGACCTTAAAACAAACTCCTCTATATAAAACATACATTAATACACCTTGCAAAACAGCACCTTTTGCAGGCTGGGAGATGCCCATACAATTTTCCGGATTAATCAATGAACATGAATCAGTAAGAAAAGAAGTGGGCTTGTTTGATATTTCCCATATGGGCGTATTTCTTATAAAAGGCAAAAATATAAAAGACTTACTTCAAGGATTAGTTCCCACAGATCTTCATAAAATTGGTCCTGGTGAAGCCTGTTACACAGTCCTATTAAACGAAAATGGTGGAATTATTGATGACCTAATAATCTATGATCAAGGACACGATGCAAAAAATATAGAATCTGTTTTATTAGTAATTAATGCGGCTTGTATTGAAGAAGATATTGAATGGATAAAACAGCACGTAGATCAATTAGATTTATCCATAAATGATTTCAAAAAAGATGGGGTTTTACTTGCCATTCAAGGACCCAATTCATTAAAAGTATTAGAACAATATTTTAATAAATCTCTTGTAAACATCCCTCGTTTTGGGCATCAAACTATATTTCCCAAGAACAATGAAAGCTCTGAATCTATCTTTATAGGCAGGACTGGTTACACAGGTGAAGATGGCTTTGAATTACTTCTAAACGAAAAAGATGGGGTCAAATTATGGACCAAATTAATCGATGCTGGAATTACGCCTTGCGGCCTAGGTGCAAGAGATACCCTTCGACTAGAAGCAGGGATGCACCTTTATGGAAACGAAATGAATGCAAACACCACTCCATTTGAAGCAGGCTTAGGATGGTTAGTCAATTTAGAAATGCCTGCTAAGTTTATTGGTAGAGAAGCATTAGAAAAGCAAGCTCAAGAAGGAATTCAAAAAAAATTGGTTGGCCTTGAAATTAATGGACGCGCAATTGCTAGAAAAGGTTATAAATTATTTAAAAACGAAAAATTTATAGGTGAAGTTACAAGTGGTACTTGGTCTCCTAGTTTAAAAAAAGCAATAGCGATGGGTTATGTAGAAAACGAATTTGCTCAAATGGGAACTGAAGTCATGGTTGAAATTCGGGGTAAATTTCACGCCGCAAAGATTGTCAAAAGAACGTTTTTTATAAAAGAAAAATAG
- the speB gene encoding agmatinase, whose protein sequence is MKKAKYSENIYFNSEGTIFMGAERESQNCEIAIFGVPYDGTTSFRPGSRFGPAAIRDVSNGIETFCPQFKLDIAELKFADLGSLEIPYGDPEPVIELVRQATGKIVSQGHKPLILGGEHSISSGAINATVEHHNNLIVIQLDAHADLREEWLGSKYNHACAMSRCLDVLPSKQLFQIGIRSGSREEFQKLAESNRLIPFIKGTQAHNLKEKLKPFIGTPIYLSIDLDWFDPSVLPGTGTPEPGGYLWDDFAAVIDVLKEHNIVAADIVELSPQLDPFGMSSIFAAKVTRSILILLSSRIPAKTQ, encoded by the coding sequence ATGAAAAAAGCTAAATACTCTGAAAATATTTACTTCAATAGTGAAGGAACAATTTTCATGGGAGCAGAACGAGAGTCGCAAAATTGCGAGATAGCAATTTTTGGAGTGCCTTATGATGGAACAACATCCTTTCGACCTGGATCACGTTTCGGACCTGCTGCAATTAGAGACGTAAGCAATGGCATAGAAACTTTCTGTCCACAATTTAAGTTAGATATCGCAGAGTTGAAATTTGCAGATCTTGGTTCTTTAGAAATACCTTATGGCGATCCTGAACCAGTTATTGAACTAGTAAGACAAGCTACAGGAAAAATTGTATCTCAAGGGCATAAGCCACTAATTCTTGGAGGAGAACATTCCATTAGCTCTGGTGCTATCAATGCAACAGTAGAGCATCACAATAATCTCATTGTTATTCAATTAGATGCACATGCCGATTTAAGAGAAGAATGGTTAGGGTCAAAGTATAATCATGCTTGTGCAATGAGTAGATGCTTAGACGTATTACCAAGTAAACAGCTATTTCAAATAGGTATTAGAAGTGGAAGCCGAGAAGAGTTTCAAAAACTTGCAGAAAGTAATCGTTTAATTCCTTTCATAAAAGGAACGCAAGCACACAATCTAAAAGAAAAACTCAAACCTTTTATTGGAACTCCTATTTACTTATCTATTGATCTTGATTGGTTTGACCCGAGCGTTTTACCTGGTACTGGGACACCAGAACCAGGAGGATACTTATGGGATGACTTTGCAGCTGTAATTGATGTGCTGAAAGAACATAACATTGTCGCTGCAGATATTGTTGAATTATCTCCTCAATTAGATCCATTCGGGATGAGTAGTATTTTTGCCGCCAAAGTAACAAGAAGCATCTTGATTTTATTAAGCTCTAGAATTCCAGCTAAGACTCAGTAG
- the queC gene encoding 7-cyano-7-deazaguanine synthase QueC — protein sequence MNNRKTIALLSGGLDSATAAAIAKENGHEVIALSFDYGQRHRQELQAATKIANHLKLKEHQIIKINLATWGGSSLTDIRENLPTSKTSDGVIPNTYVPGRNTIFIAIALSLAEVRHAKQIVLGINAMDYSGYPDCRPDYLEAFQKLASLSNKAGREGNIIKLWAPLVNWKKTEIIKEALRLNLPIDLTWSCYSENANPCGKCDSCRIRDEALEKIGRPDLCSNQRQ from the coding sequence ATGAATAATAGAAAAACAATAGCTCTTCTTTCTGGTGGATTAGACTCAGCAACAGCCGCAGCTATTGCGAAAGAAAATGGCCATGAAGTCATAGCATTATCTTTTGATTATGGACAAAGACATAGGCAAGAATTACAAGCAGCGACTAAAATTGCTAATCATTTAAAATTAAAAGAGCATCAAATCATTAAAATTAATTTAGCCACATGGGGCGGATCATCATTGACAGATATTAGAGAAAATTTACCAACAAGTAAAACATCAGATGGAGTCATACCCAACACTTATGTGCCTGGAAGAAATACAATATTCATTGCTATAGCACTAAGTCTCGCAGAAGTTCGCCATGCAAAACAGATTGTTTTGGGCATCAATGCAATGGACTACTCTGGTTATCCAGATTGCAGACCAGACTATCTTGAAGCATTTCAAAAGCTTGCAAGTCTTTCTAATAAAGCTGGTCGTGAAGGAAATATAATCAAACTCTGGGCTCCTCTAGTAAATTGGAAAAAGACAGAGATTATTAAAGAGGCATTGAGATTAAATTTACCTATTGACTTAACTTGGAGTTGTTATAGTGAAAACGCAAATCCTTGTGGTAAATGTGATAGTTGTCGTATTCGTGATGAAGCATTAGAAAAAATAGGACGCCCTGATCTTTGTAGTAACCAGAGGCAATGA
- a CDS encoding 7-carboxy-7-deazaguanine synthase QueE produces MEANLPIVESFHSLQGEGAHTGRSAYFIRLASCKVGCPWCDTKASWSDKKYPRKSVIELSKNASKAHSEGAAFIVITGGEPLHHNLDPLCDIIRKSQTIPIHLETSGVDPLSGQPDWITLSPKKHAPPKLELLKACQELKIIVQEKDDLRFAESIAKQVMSIRDELPFLFLQPGWKNENGQSLAFDYVKRNPAWRMSVQTHKWLNID; encoded by the coding sequence ATGGAAGCTAATCTTCCAATAGTTGAAAGCTTTCATTCTCTACAAGGAGAGGGAGCTCATACTGGTAGGAGCGCATATTTTATTAGACTTGCTAGTTGCAAAGTAGGGTGTCCATGGTGCGACACAAAAGCGTCTTGGTCAGACAAGAAGTATCCAAGGAAAAGTGTGATTGAGCTTTCTAAAAATGCTTCAAAGGCCCATTCTGAAGGTGCTGCATTTATTGTAATCACTGGTGGTGAACCCCTACATCACAACCTGGATCCGTTATGTGACATCATCAGAAAGTCTCAAACAATTCCTATTCATCTTGAAACTAGCGGCGTTGATCCACTCAGTGGACAACCAGATTGGATAACACTCTCTCCGAAAAAACATGCTCCGCCTAAATTAGAATTACTAAAGGCTTGTCAAGAATTGAAAATTATTGTTCAGGAAAAAGATGATTTAAGATTTGCAGAATCAATCGCAAAACAAGTTATGTCGATTCGAGATGAATTGCCGTTTCTTTTTCTGCAACCAGGATGGAAAAACGAAAATGGTCAAAGTCTTGCATTTGACTATGTCAAACGTAATCCAGCATGGCGAATGAGTGTACAGACTCACAAATGGCTTAATATTGACTGA
- the aspS gene encoding aspartate--tRNA ligase — translation MRSNCCGELNKRHIGSEVELCGWVDRCRDHGGVIFIDLRDRTGTVQITVDPDQGTEMFTIAEGLRNETVLKAVGQVNSRPKESINEKIKTGEIEITAKKLIILNTVTENLPFTISIHDDEQIKEEIRLRYRYLDLRRERMNKNLRLRHETIKAARNFLEDQEFIEVETPILTRSTPEGARDYLVPSRVCAGEWFALPQSPQLFKQLLMVGGIEKYYQIARCFRDEDLRSDRQPEFTQLDIEMSFMGQEEILDLNEKLISSIWKKVKNINIETPFPRLSWEEAMNRFGTDRPDTRYGMELKDTSEIFKESSFKVFSNAISSGGCVKCINVEQGNASISNVRIKPGGDIFNEAQKAGAGGLAFIRVREDGNIDSIGAIKDNLKSEQKDLLLKKTNAKPGDLILFGAGKTEIVNKTLDRVRQYLANQLNLIPQKEDKQAWEFLWVVDFPMFEYNTEENRLEAMHHPFCAPNSGDIGSQQEEWKNKLPSAKAQAYDLVLNGLELGGGSLRIHNSELQKIVFETIGLSNNEANEQFGFLMNALETGAPPHGGIAYGIDRIVMLLSQEESIRDTIAFPKTQQARCLMTKAPADVSKHQLEDLHIESTFKEEEE, via the coding sequence ATGCGCAGCAACTGCTGTGGAGAACTAAACAAGCGCCATATTGGTTCCGAAGTGGAACTTTGTGGCTGGGTTGACCGTTGTAGAGATCATGGAGGTGTCATCTTCATAGATCTTCGTGACCGGACCGGCACAGTGCAAATAACGGTTGATCCGGATCAAGGAACAGAAATGTTCACGATCGCAGAGGGACTTAGAAATGAAACAGTTCTGAAAGCAGTCGGCCAAGTAAATTCGAGACCTAAAGAGTCGATTAATGAGAAAATAAAAACCGGAGAAATCGAAATTACTGCTAAGAAACTGATCATTCTAAATACAGTTACTGAAAATCTACCTTTCACAATTTCAATTCATGATGATGAACAAATTAAAGAAGAGATAAGACTTCGTTATCGATATTTAGATCTGCGGCGCGAAAGAATGAATAAAAATTTGAGATTGCGTCATGAAACCATTAAAGCAGCAAGAAATTTTCTTGAAGACCAAGAGTTTATAGAAGTAGAAACTCCAATACTTACTCGATCTACCCCAGAAGGAGCGCGAGACTATCTAGTGCCTTCAAGAGTATGCGCTGGCGAATGGTTTGCTCTTCCACAATCACCACAGCTTTTTAAACAGTTGCTAATGGTAGGAGGAATAGAAAAGTACTATCAAATAGCCCGTTGCTTTAGAGATGAAGATTTACGCTCTGATAGGCAACCAGAATTTACGCAGTTAGATATAGAAATGAGCTTTATGGGCCAAGAAGAAATTCTTGATCTGAATGAAAAATTAATTTCATCAATATGGAAAAAGGTAAAAAATATCAATATTGAAACACCATTCCCAAGATTGTCCTGGGAAGAAGCAATGAATCGTTTTGGGACAGATAGACCCGATACTCGCTATGGGATGGAACTTAAAGATACTAGTGAAATTTTTAAAGAATCATCTTTTAAGGTTTTTTCTAACGCAATCTCAAGTGGAGGATGTGTGAAATGTATCAATGTTGAACAAGGTAATGCTTCTATAAGCAATGTCAGAATAAAGCCAGGTGGAGATATTTTTAATGAAGCTCAGAAAGCAGGGGCTGGTGGACTAGCCTTTATTAGAGTAAGAGAAGATGGCAACATTGATTCAATTGGTGCAATTAAAGACAATCTCAAATCTGAGCAAAAAGATCTTCTACTTAAGAAAACAAATGCAAAGCCTGGAGATTTAATTCTATTTGGTGCAGGTAAAACCGAAATTGTAAATAAAACGCTTGATAGAGTTAGACAATATTTAGCGAACCAATTAAACCTAATCCCCCAAAAAGAAGATAAACAAGCTTGGGAATTTCTATGGGTTGTAGATTTCCCAATGTTCGAATACAACACTGAAGAGAATCGACTCGAAGCAATGCATCATCCTTTTTGCGCACCAAATTCTGGGGATATAGGAAGTCAACAAGAAGAATGGAAAAATAAATTACCTTCTGCAAAAGCACAAGCTTATGACCTTGTTTTAAATGGACTTGAACTCGGAGGAGGTTCGTTACGTATTCACAATTCGGAACTGCAAAAAATTGTTTTTGAAACAATTGGTCTTTCCAATAACGAAGCAAATGAACAATTTGGATTCTTAATGAATGCTTTAGAAACAGGAGCTCCTCCTCATGGAGGGATTGCATATGGTATAGACCGCATAGTAATGCTCCTGAGTCAAGAAGAATCTATTCGCGATACAATTGCATTCCCAAAGACCCAACAAGCAAGATGCCTTATGACAAAAGCACCTGCAGATGTATCAAAGCACCAATTGGAAGATCTACATATAGAATCAACTTTTAAGGAAGAAGAAGAATGA
- a CDS encoding CTP synthase: MAKFVFVTGGVVSSIGKGIVAASLGRLLKSRGYSVSILKLDPYLNVDPGTMSPFQHGEVFVTEDGAETDLDLGHYERFTDTAMSRLNSVTTGSIYQSVINKERRGDYNGGTVQVIPHITEEIRERIKRVADNSGADVIITEIGGTVGDIESLPFLEAIREFKGDVGRCDIAYIHVTLLPFIGTSGEIKTKPTQHSVKELRSIGIQPDILVCRSDKTINDDLKRKISGFCGVNQNAVIASLDADSIYSVPLALKKEGLCREVLDVLNLTDHNCELKEWEELVHKLRNPGPSVKVALVGKYIQLNDAYLSVVEALRHACIAQDASLDLHWVSAEKIETDGPEKLLKGMDAIVVPGGFGNRGVDGKISAITWAREERVPFLGLCLGMQCAVIEWARNKANLKEASSSELNPHTDHPVIHLLPEQQDIVDLGGTMRLGVYPCRLNAETIGHRLYKEEVVYERHRHRYEFNNSYRNLFIESGYVISGSSPDGRLVELIELKDHPFFIACQYHPEFLSRPGKPHPLFRGLIEAAQLRLPTSPNEAIVNKMEYLDKERFSKP, from the coding sequence ATGGCAAAGTTTGTCTTCGTTACAGGTGGTGTAGTTTCTAGCATTGGGAAGGGAATTGTCGCTGCAAGTCTTGGACGCCTTCTTAAATCTCGAGGGTACAGTGTCTCAATCTTAAAACTAGATCCATATCTCAATGTAGACCCTGGAACAATGAGTCCTTTCCAACATGGAGAGGTTTTTGTAACAGAAGATGGGGCGGAAACTGATCTCGATCTAGGGCATTACGAGAGGTTTACTGACACAGCAATGTCACGATTGAATAGCGTAACAACAGGCTCTATTTATCAATCGGTTATCAATAAAGAGCGTCGTGGAGACTACAACGGTGGGACAGTACAGGTCATTCCGCACATCACAGAGGAAATTCGTGAAAGAATTAAACGAGTTGCTGATAACAGTGGTGCAGATGTAATTATCACGGAAATAGGTGGGACAGTAGGAGATATCGAGTCTCTGCCATTTCTGGAAGCAATTAGAGAGTTCAAAGGCGACGTCGGAAGGTGTGATATCGCCTATATACATGTAACGCTATTACCGTTCATTGGAACATCTGGGGAAATTAAAACCAAACCGACTCAGCATTCAGTAAAAGAACTTCGTTCGATTGGTATACAACCAGACATATTGGTCTGCAGAAGCGATAAAACCATTAATGATGATCTCAAAAGAAAAATCAGTGGTTTTTGTGGTGTGAATCAAAATGCTGTAATTGCTTCACTAGATGCAGATAGTATTTATTCAGTACCTCTTGCACTCAAAAAAGAAGGCCTATGTAGAGAAGTTCTTGATGTTCTCAATCTTACTGATCACAATTGTGAGCTAAAAGAATGGGAAGAGCTTGTTCATAAACTTCGAAATCCCGGTCCATCAGTAAAAGTGGCTTTAGTAGGAAAATATATTCAATTAAATGATGCCTACTTATCTGTAGTAGAAGCTCTGAGACATGCTTGTATAGCACAAGATGCATCACTTGATCTTCATTGGGTTTCTGCAGAAAAAATTGAAACAGATGGTCCAGAAAAACTGCTAAAAGGTATGGACGCTATTGTCGTCCCTGGAGGTTTTGGTAATCGTGGGGTCGATGGAAAAATTTCAGCTATTACATGGGCAAGAGAAGAACGTGTTCCTTTTCTTGGACTATGCTTAGGTATGCAATGTGCAGTAATAGAATGGGCACGAAATAAAGCAAATTTAAAAGAAGCTTCAAGTTCTGAACTAAATCCACACACTGATCACCCTGTAATTCATTTACTTCCCGAACAACAAGATATAGTTGATCTTGGTGGAACAATGCGTCTAGGAGTTTACCCATGTCGATTAAATGCAGAAACAATTGGACATCGTCTATATAAAGAAGAAGTAGTCTACGAACGTCATAGACATAGATATGAATTTAACAACTCGTACCGTAACCTATTTATTGAATCAGGCTATGTAATTAGTGGTTCTTCTCCAGACGGTAGATTAGTAGAGCTTATTGAACTAAAAGATCATCCATTTTTTATAGCTTGCCAATATCACCCAGAATTCCTCTCAAGACCAGGTAAGCCCCATCCATTATTCCGCGGCCTAATTGAAGCCGCTCAATTACGTCTGCCAACGTCTCCAAATGAAGCGATCGTCAATAAAATGGAATATCTAGACAAAGAACGTTTTAGCAAACCCTAA